ACCGGCGGCGCCGGCAGGTCCTTGGGCAGCAGGTTGGTGGCGGCGTTGATCGCGGCCTGCACCTGTTGCTCGGCCACGTCCATATTGATGTCGAGGTTGAAGCGCAGGGTCAGCACCGAGGCGCCGCCGGAGCTGGTGGAAGCCATCTGGGTCAGGCCGGGCATCTGCCCGAACTGGCGTTCCAGGGGGGCGGTGACCGCGCTGGTCATCACATCAGGGCTGGCGCCGGGGTACAGGGTCATCACGCGGATGGTCGGGTAATCCACCTGCGGCAAGGCCGACACGGGCAGCAAGCGGTACGCGATGATGCCGGCCAGGACAATGGCCAGCATGCTCAGAGTGGTCGCGACCGGGCGAAGGATAAACAGCCGCGACAGGTTCATGAACCGACCTTTTGCGCCTTGCCGGCGGTGTCGCCGGTCTCCCCTTTGGCCGCGGGCTTGCCCTGCAGGTGTTGAGTTGGCGTGGTCGGTACTTCGCTGCTGTCATTGACCACTTCGACCTCACTGCCATCCTTGAGGCGGTCGGTGCCTTCCAGCACCACCCGGTCGCCGGCGACCAGGCCTTGCTTGATCACGGTGTTGTCGCCGTCGGTGTCGCCCACTACCAGCGGCTGGACCTTGACCTTCTTGTCGCCATCAAGCTTGTAGACGAAGGTGCCGTTGTTGCCGAACTGAATGGCCGCCGAGGGTGCCAGCACCACGTTGTGCAAGGTGTCGGCCAGCAGGTGCACATTCACGAACTGGTTGGGGAACAGCGCCTGGTCCTTGTTATCGAAGCGTGCCTTGAATTTCAGGGTGCCGGTGGTGACATCGATCTGGTTATCCAGGCTTTGCAGCACGCCGGTGGCCTGAATCTTCGCGTCGCCACGGTCCCAGGCTTCCACGGGCAGCTTATTGCCGGCGTGGTAACGGGCCAGGACCGTGTCCAGGGTATTTTCCGGCAGGGTGAAGGCCACGCTGATCGGCTGGGTCTGGGTGATCACAGCCAGCGCGGTGGTGTCGTTGGCCGCTACCAGGTTGCCCACGTCAAGCTGTCGCAGGCCTACGCGGCCACTGATGGGCGCGCGGATCCTGGTGAATTCGAGGTTGAGCTTGGCGTCATCCACCGCACCCTGGTTGGTCTTGACCGTGCCCTGGTATTGCAGGACCAGCGCTTCGGCGGTGTCCAGGGTCTGTTTGGCGATGCTGTCCTGGGCATACAGGTCGCGATAGCGCTGCACGTCGACCTGGGCGTTCTTCAACTGGGCCTGGTTCTGCAACAACGT
The sequence above is drawn from the Pseudomonas quebecensis genome and encodes:
- a CDS encoding MdtA/MuxA family multidrug efflux RND transporter periplasmic adaptor subunit, whose product is MVDHSMQSSPRRSRRWLFGLLVLLVIAGLCWKFWPGGAAHKDAPAGHTGKTGMARPGFGGSTGPVPVRVAPAVLGEFPVYYKALGTVTALNTINVRSRVGGELVKIAFEEGQMVKAGDLLAEIDPRSYQNALLQAQGTLLQNQAQLKNAQVDVQRYRDLYAQDSIAKQTLDTAEALVLQYQGTVKTNQGAVDDAKLNLEFTRIRAPISGRVGLRQLDVGNLVAANDTTALAVITQTQPISVAFTLPENTLDTVLARYHAGNKLPVEAWDRGDAKIQATGVLQSLDNQIDVTTGTLKFKARFDNKDQALFPNQFVNVHLLADTLHNVVLAPSAAIQFGNNGTFVYKLDGDKKVKVQPLVVGDTDGDNTVIKQGLVAGDRVVLEGTDRLKDGSEVEVVNDSSEVPTTPTQHLQGKPAAKGETGDTAGKAQKVGS